A section of the Gallus gallus isolate bGalGal1 chromosome 4, bGalGal1.mat.broiler.GRCg7b, whole genome shotgun sequence genome encodes:
- the ADRA2C gene encoding alpha-2C adrenergic receptor, translating into MDLLLLGNTSLGSPNGSLALLPPSSPSSAALLQPPSPYSPAAVASLAALVGFIIVFTIVGNVLVVIAVLTSRALRAPQNLFLVSLASADILVATLVMPFSLANELMNYWYFGKVWCNIYLALDVLFCTSSIVHLCAISLDRYWSVTQAVEYNLKRTPRRIKAIIVTVWLISAVISFPPLISMYRDPEGDVFPQCKLNDETWYILSSCIVSFFAPCLIMVLVYIRIYRVAKLRTRTLSEKRTMPEGSSQTENGLSRAAGGCTSLRMQLGENGHYSVHHWRKASELEDIELEESSTSESRRRRSREEHPRKSSKSQSFSYSYSSKHSSSRLSRSSNRSMEFFSYRRRRKRSSICRKKVTQAREKRFTFVLAVVMGVFVVCWFPFFFSYSLYGICREACEVPETLFKFFFWIGYCNSSLNPVIYTIFNQDFRRSFKHILFKKKKKNFRH; encoded by the coding sequence atggatctgctgctgctggggaacaCCAGCCTGGGCTCCCCCAACGGGTCCCTGGCGCTGCTGCCCCCCTCGTCGCCGTCCTCCGCCGCCCTCCTTCAGCCTCCTTCCCCCTACTCGCCTGCTGCCGTGGCCAGCCTGGCGGCCCTGGTGGGTTTCATCATCGTCTTCACTATCGTGGGCAACGTGCTGGTGGTGATCGCCGTGCTCACCAGCCGCGCGCTGAGAGCTCCCCAGAACCTCTTCCTGGTGTCGCTGGCCAGcgcagacatcctggtggctACTCTGGTCATGCCTTTCTCCTTGGCCAACGAGCTGATGAACTACTGGTACTTTGGCAAAGTGTGGTGCAACATCTACCTGGCGCTGGATGTGCTCTTCTGCACCTCCTCCATCGTCCACCTGTGTGCCATCAGCCTCGACAGGTATTGGTCGGTCACGCAGGCGGTGGAGTATAACCTCAAGCGGACACCTCGGCGGATCAAGGCCATCATTGTCACCGTCTGGCTCATTTCTGCTGTCATCTCCTTTCCGCCGTTGATCTCCATGTACCGGGACCCTGAAGGAGATGTCTTTCCCCAGTGCAAGCTCAATGATGAGACATGGTACATTCTTTCTTCTTGCATTGTCTCTTTCTTTGCACCCTGCCTCATCATGGTGTTGGTCTATATCCGTATCTACCGTGTGGCCAAGCTAAGGACCAGGACCCTCTCTGAGAAGCGTACGATGCCAGAGGGGTCCTCCCAGACTGAGAACGGCTTGAGCCgcgctgctgggggctgcacgTCCCTGAGGATGCAGTTGGGAGAGAACGGACATTATTCAGTGCACCACTGGCGCAAAGCCTCTGAGCTGGAGGACATTGagctggaggagagcagcacCTCAGAGAGCAGACGGAGGCGGAGCCGGGAGGAGCATCCTCGCAAAAGCAGCAAGAGCCAGTCCTTCTCCTACTCATATTCCTCCAAGCACTCCAGTAGCCGTCTTTCCCGCTCCAGCAATCGCTCCATGGAATTCTTCTCATATCGCCGTCGTCGGAAGCGTAGCAGTATCTGCCGTAAGAAGGTCACCCAGGCCCGGGAGAAACGCTTTACCTTTGTGCTGGCTGTGGTCATGGGGGTCTTTGTAGTTTGctggtttccttttttcttcagctaCAGCCTCTATGGTATTTGCCGGGAGGCATGTGAGGTCCCTGAGACTCTCTTCAAGTTCTTCTTCTGGATTGGGTATTGCAATAGCTCCCTCAACCCAGTCATCTACACCATCTTCAACCAGGACTTCCGCAGGTCCTTTAAACACATTCTCtttaagaagaagaagaagaacttTAGGCATTGA